In Phragmites australis chromosome 16, lpPhrAust1.1, whole genome shotgun sequence, one DNA window encodes the following:
- the LOC133895914 gene encoding serine/threonine-protein kinase prp4-like isoform X1 has product MAGGGERSPSPPSVASPAKRRRSPDDDQPDTSQKRRKDDGLHIERNVLHDNWDDAVGYYNYRFGELLHGRYEITAALGNGVFSKVVRARDLKAGKDDPEKAAIKIVRNNDTMYKAGKQEVSILGKLASADRGDKRHCVQFISSFRYRNHLCLVFESLSMNLRELLKKFGRNIGLKLTAVRAYSKQLFIALKHLKNCKILHCDIKLDNILVNEAKNVLKLCDFGNAMLAGMNEVTPYLVSRFYRAPEIILGLRYDHPLDMWSVGCCLYELYTGEILFPGKSNNDMLRRHMELKGPFPKKMLRKGAFTMQHFDRYLNFHATEEDPVTKKVVRRLILNIKPKGICSLFPNFPGEDHKMLSNFKDLIDKIFVLNPEKRITVEQALSHPFITAMRSEYVDEAWNLWKKWLSADLSACTYDLDMFCCL; this is encoded by the exons ATGGCCGGCGGCGGAGAGCGCTCCCCGTCGCCGCCCTCGGTCGCCTCCCCCGCCAAGCGCCGCCGCTCCCCTGATGACGACCAGCCCGACACCTCCCAGAAGCGCCGCAAGGATGACGGTTTGCACATTGAGAGAAATGTTCTTCATGACAACTGGGATGATGCAGTGGGGTACTACAATTACCGGTTCGGGGAATTGCTGCATGGCCGTTATGAAATCACAGCAGCGCTTGGGAATGGTGTGTTCTCAAAAGTCGTGCGGGCAAGAGATCTTAAAGCTGGGAAAGATGATCCCGAAAAGGCTGCTATTAAAATTGTTCGCAACAATGACACGATGTACAAGGCTGGTAAGCAAGAGGTTTCAATATTGGGAAAACTTGCAAGTGCGGACCGCGGCGACAAGCGCCACTGTGTGCAGTTTATTTCCAGTTTCAGGTACCGGAACCATCTTTGCTTAGTTTTTGAATCTCTCAGTATGAATCTTCGTGAGTTACTGAAGAAATTTGGTCGTAATATCGGGCTTAAACTGACTGCGGTGAGGGCATATTCAAAGCAGCTTTTCATCGCCCTGAAGCACTTGAAGAACTGCAAAATTTTGCACTGTGATATAAAGCTGGACAATATCCTGGTGAACGAAGCTAAGAATGTGCTGAAGCTATGTGATTTTGGCAACGCTATGCTTGCTGGAATGAATGAGGTTACACCTTATCTTGTCAGCCGTTTCTATCGGGCACCCGAGATTATTCTTGGGTTGCGCTATGACCACCCGTTGGACATGTGGTCAGTTGGCTGCTGTCTATATGAGCTTTACACCGGAGAAATCTTATTCCCCGGAAAATCAAACAATGATATGCTTCGGCGTCATATGGAGTTGAAGGGCCCCTTCCCTAAGAAGATGCTTCGAAAGGGTGCCTTTACGATGCAACACTTCGACCGATATCTGAATTTTCATGCTACTGAGGAGGATCCGGTGACAAAAAAGGTTGTGAGAAGGTTAATTTTGAACATTAAACCAAAGGGCATTTGTTCTTTGTTTCCAAACTTTCCTGGAGAGGATCACAAAATGCTAtccaattttaaagatcttaTTGATAAAATATTTGTTTTAAATCCAGAAAAGAGGATAACAGTAGAACAAGCACTTAGCCATCCTTTTATCACTG CTATGAGATCAGAGTACGTGGATGAAGCATGGAACTTATGGAAGAAATGGCTATCTGCAGACCTTTCTGCGTGCACTTATGATTTGGATATGTTCTGTTGTTTGTAA
- the LOC133895914 gene encoding uncharacterized protein LOC133895914 isoform X2, translated as MAGGGERSPSPPSVASPAKRRRSPDDDQPDTSQKRRKDDGLHIERNVLHDNWDDAVGYYNYRFGELLHGRYEITAALGNGVFSKVVRARDLKAGKDDPEKAAIKIVRNNDTMYKAGKQEVSILGKLASADRGDKRHCVQFISSFRYRNHLCLVFESLSMNLRELLKKFGRNIGLKLTAVRAYSKQLFIALKHLKNCKILHCDIKLDNILVNEAKNVLKLCDFGNAMLAGMNEVTPYLVSRFYRAPEIILGLRYDHPLDMWSVGCCLYELYTGEILFPGKSNNDMLRRHMELKGPFPKKMLRKGAFTMQHFDRYLNFHATEEDPVTKKKRG; from the exons ATGGCCGGCGGCGGAGAGCGCTCCCCGTCGCCGCCCTCGGTCGCCTCCCCCGCCAAGCGCCGCCGCTCCCCTGATGACGACCAGCCCGACACCTCCCAGAAGCGCCGCAAGGATGACGGTTTGCACATTGAGAGAAATGTTCTTCATGACAACTGGGATGATGCAGTGGGGTACTACAATTACCGGTTCGGGGAATTGCTGCATGGCCGTTATGAAATCACAGCAGCGCTTGGGAATGGTGTGTTCTCAAAAGTCGTGCGGGCAAGAGATCTTAAAGCTGGGAAAGATGATCCCGAAAAGGCTGCTATTAAAATTGTTCGCAACAATGACACGATGTACAAGGCTGGTAAGCAAGAGGTTTCAATATTGGGAAAACTTGCAAGTGCGGACCGCGGCGACAAGCGCCACTGTGTGCAGTTTATTTCCAGTTTCAGGTACCGGAACCATCTTTGCTTAGTTTTTGAATCTCTCAGTATGAATCTTCGTGAGTTACTGAAGAAATTTGGTCGTAATATCGGGCTTAAACTGACTGCGGTGAGGGCATATTCAAAGCAGCTTTTCATCGCCCTGAAGCACTTGAAGAACTGCAAAATTTTGCACTGTGATATAAAGCTGGACAATATCCTGGTGAACGAAGCTAAGAATGTGCTGAAGCTATGTGATTTTGGCAACGCTATGCTTGCTGGAATGAATGAGGTTACACCTTATCTTGTCAGCCGTTTCTATCGGGCACCCGAGATTATTCTTGGGTTGCGCTATGACCACCCGTTGGACATGTGGTCAGTTGGCTGCTGTCTATATGAGCTTTACACCGGAGAAATCTTATTCCCCGGAAAATCAAACAATGATATGCTTCGGCGTCATATGGAGTTGAAGGGCCCCTTCCCTAAGAAGATGCTTCGAAAGGGTGCCTTTACGATGCAACACTTCGACCGATATCTGAATTTTCATGCTACTGAGGAGGATCCGGTGACAAAAAAG AAAAGAGGATAA